Genomic DNA from Segatella copri:
CTCCTGAGAAGCGGCGTGAGAAACATCACAATCGTAGACAGCGACAGGGTATGCGTAACCAACTGCAACCGCCAGCTGATGGCTACAAGCCGAACCATAGGCGAAGTGAAGGTAGAGGCGCTGCGCAACCGACTGCTCGAAATCAACCCCGATGCCAACATCACAGCCTATCAGAAAATATATCAGGCAGAAACTGCCGATGAATTCCACATGGAGCAATACGACTTCATCATCGATGCCATCGACTCACTGAAGGATAAGGCTGACCTCATTCTGCGTGCCACTGCCCTACCTAAGGAAATCACCTTTATATCTTCTATGGGAGCTGCCCTGCGCACCGACCCATTCATGGTAAGAAAATCTGAATTCTGGAAGGTGGATGGAGACCCGCTGGCAAGAGCACTGCGAAAGAAATTCAAGAAGAACAAAACCTTCCCACGACGAAAATTCCAGTGCGTATACAGTGAAGAAAAACCGATGCAGAACCAAGGGGTGAACAAAGCATGCGGCACGGGCGGATGCCTATGCCCGAAAGCCAAACTCATTAGCGGAGAGAGGGGTACCGATACTGCCGTATATGATGCTCCGGGCGACCAGCAACTGGTAGAACACGAATGGTGCTCTACTAAGGCACAGATCAACGGTTCGCTCTGCCACATCACCGCAACCTTCGGAATGGCTATCGCAGGAATGGTCATCAACCACATCATTGAATAACTGTTTTTCTTTGACAACAGTCACTTGAAAAGAAACTTACAAAACATACGCAAAAGGCGAGGCGCTTTCACAAGCTCCCCGCCTTTATTAATGATTCAAGTTTCGCAAGGTTCAGAAGTTTCTCGGGAGTAGTCTTATCGGCATTCGCCTTTATTCGTCTCTTCATATCTTCAAAGAATAAAGGTTAAATCCGATAAATCTTGTTAAACAAATTCTATCTTACCTCTTATGTTTATACCTTTGCACGCAAATTTATAATCACAAAGGACATTTTCATGTCCCAAAAAGGATAATATTTAATTTAAATAAGAGAAGAAAAATGAAAGAAAAAGCAGAAAGTTCAGCAGCCTGCAACCATCACAGAGTAGGCTTCCTGGGATTGCTCGTTACATTAGGCATTGTATTCGGAGACATCGGAACATCACCTCTCTATGTGATGAAGGCTATCCTGCATACGGGCGAAAGCATCAGCGAGAGCACCATCCTGGGCGCACTGTCATGCATCATCTGGACACTCACCCTCCAGACCACCATCAAATATGTATGCGTGGCGCTGCGTGCCGACAACAATGGCGAGGGAGGCATCCTCGCCCTCTATGCCTTGCTGCGCCGACTCAAGAGCAAGTGGATTTACCTACTGGCCATCATTGGCGCAAGCACCCTGCTGGCAGACGGAATCATCACTCCTGCCATCACCGTGACCACAGCCATCGAAGGACTCGAAAGCATCAGTCCCAACCTGCCAGTTATCCCCATCACCCTTGCTATCATCACCATCATCTTCTTCGTGCAGCGGTTTGGCACAGAGAGTATTGGCAAATCGTTTGGCGTATTTATGCTGCTATGGTTCCTGCTGCTGGGCGTGGTGGGAGCTTTCAGCATCACGTCTTACCCATTGATACTGAAGGCTTTCAACCCCTATTATGCTGCCATGCTGCTGGCGAAATCGCCTGAATGGTTTCTGATTCTGGGTGCCGTATTTCTCTGTACAACCGGTGCAGAGGCTCTCTATTCCGACCTGGGACATTGCGGCAGAAAGAACATCGCCATCAGCTGGGGCTTCGTAAAGACCATGCTCATTCTCAACTATCTGGGACAGGGAGCATGGGTGCTGAATCATGCAGATACGGCGCTGGCTGTGAATCCGTTCTTTGCCATCATGCCGCAGAGCATGCTGTTCTTCGCTATCATCATGGCCACGGGTGCGGCAATCATTGCGAGCCAGGCACTCATCAGCGGAACCTTCTCCATATTGAGCGAAGCCATGAACCTGCACTTCTGGCCGCGCATGCGAATCAAGCATCCTACCCATGTTAAGGGGCAGCTCTATATCCCGATGATCAACTTCGCCATGTACATCGGCGTGGTTCTCATCATCCTGCTCTTCCGCAACTCCTCGCACATGGAGGCAGCCTACGGACTCGCCATCACCATCACCATGCTGATGACTACCCTGCTGCTCGGTTTCTACCTGCACAGCAAGGGAGTGGCACGGATTTTCACGATGCTGTTTATGGGCGCATACTGCATCATCGAAGCCATCTTCCTGACTGCCAATCTGTCAAAGTTTCTTGCAGGTGGATGGTGTACGATGCTCATTGGAGGAATCCTGTTCCTGATGATGTACGTGTGGGTGAAAGCCATGAAGATACGCCGCCATTATATCAGCACCAAACCGCTGGATGATTATTATCAGATTATCTCCGACATCAAGGCCGACGAGAGCATCCCTAAGTACGCTTCCAACCTGGTTTATGTGAACCACGCCAACAAGGAAGGTGCCGTAGATGACAAGTTGCTCTACTCCATCATCAACAAGCAGCCGAAACGTGCAGACCATTACTGGCTTATCAACATGGAGTTTGTTGACACACCTGATACGCTGGAGTACAACTGCGAGACCCTGATTCCCGACACCCTCTACAGCGTAACCATGCACATTGGTTTCCGCATAGAGCCTAGGGTGAGTCTCTATCTGCGACAAGTAGTGGAAGATCTGGTAACAGACGGAAAGGTAGATTTGCAAAGCACCTATCCTTCGCTGCGCAAATACGGAATTCCGGGCGATTTCCGATTCATCATCATTCACCGCGTATATTACCCGGAGAGTTCAGATAATCGCCAACAGAACCTGCTGATGAGTATCTACGCTCTTATCAGCAAGATAGGTATTGACGAGCCTAAGGCATTGGGCCTCGACACTTCCATGGTAGTGGTAGAAAGAGTGCCGCTCATCATCAACCATCCGGTCATTAAGGACAAGGTCATTAAGGTCATTAAGGATTCTGAAACATCACAAAGCAGACAATAAGCAAAAAGGCGAGGCGCTTTCACAAGCTCCCCGCCTTTAACCTATTAGCTAGAAGATTATAGCTAACAACTAACACAAAACCTTATAACTATTTTTCTAATCTTAATCGTTATTTGAACCTATGAACGAACATTATTTTTTATTAGAGGATAGTCTTAACAGCCTCCAGCATGCCCTTCTCCTGAATAAGGTCAAGCTCTTTCTTAACCAACTCGGTAAGGCCAGGAACTGTCTTGTTCAAATCCTCGTGCCAGATATAGTCGAAGCCCAATACGCCCTCAGCTACCTTCTGGGTATCGCCGGTAGCCCAAAGCTCGGTGAGCTTGTCCATAATCTTCTGGTCATCGTTTGGCTGGATAGGAGCACCATCCTCGCGAACACCACCCTTATAGTAAGTGATGATAGCAGCGAGACCGAATACCAAACCCTGTGGCAACTCGCCCTTACGCTCAAGATAAATCTTGACACCAGGCAGGTCGCGAGTCTCAAACTTAGGGAATGAGTTGAGCATGATGCTGGTTACCTGATGATCTACGAATGGATTCTCGAAACGCTCCAATACGTCTGAAGCGAACTTCTGGAGCTCATCCATAGGGAGATTCAGAGTCTGCATCAACTCCTCAAACTGTACCTTGTGGATGTACTTGCCCAATACCGGGTGCTCGCAGGCATCGCGAACAATGTTTACACCACTGAGGTATGTAACAGGGCTCAATACGGTGTGAGGACCATTCAGCAGGGTAACCTTACGCTCGTGGTATGGCTTCTCATTATCTGTGATAAGCACGTGGAGACCTGCCTTGTGAGCTGGGAACTCCTCCTTCATCTGCTCTACTGTCATGTTTTCTGCCTTCTCGATAACCCAGAGGTGGAAGCTTTCTGCCTTAACCACGAGGTTGTCCTTGTAGCAAATCTTCTGCTGAATCTCCTTGATGGTATCGCGTGGGAAACCAGGAACGATGCGGTCTACCAATGTAGCGCAAACGTAGCAGTGGTTGGTGAACCACTCCTTGAAGCCCTCGTAATCAGCACCCATATCGCCCTTCCAGAGCTCGATATACTGATAGATGCACTCCTTGAGGTGGTGACCGTTGAGGAAGATCAGCTCACATGGCATCAGGATCATACCCTTGGTTGGGTCGCCCTCGAAGAACTTGTAGCGGTGGAACAAGAGCTGAACCAACTTGCCTGGATAAGAAGCTGCAGGAGCATCTGTAAACTTGCAAGAGTCATCGAATGCGATACCAGCCTCTGTAGTGTTAGAGATGATGAAACGCATCTCTGGCTGCTCAGCCAAAGCCATGAAAGCCTGGTTCTGAGAATATGGGTTCAATGCACGGCTGATAACGTCGATACGCTCCAATGTGTTGATAGCCTGGCCGTTCTCCTTACCCTGAAGGTTTACGTGATAGAGGCAGTCCTGACCGTTCAGCCAGTCAACCATACCACCAGCCAATGGCTGAACTACAACGACAGAACCGTTGAAGTCGGTCTTCTTGTTCATATTCCATACAATCCAATCTACGAATGCACGGAGGAAGTTACCTTCACCAAACTGAATGATTTTCTCTGGAGCGACGCTCTTAGGAGCGGTGCGCTTGTTTAATGCTTTTAGCTCTTTCATGATTTGTTTATTTTGTCTTTATTATTTTACTTTCCGTTTTAAATTCCAATCTATTCATCAGATTGTTTTTTTCTGAGTGCAAAGGTAGTAAATATTTCGTTTGATTGTTCCAAAAACAGCGAAAAACTTCACGCAAACCTTTACGCTCCTCACCGGTTCTATACCTTATTATATATAGAACTGCGCAGGCACAAAATAAAGAAGTAGGGATTTTCCCCCACCCCTTTAGGGGAAATCCCGACCGTGGAAGCAAAAAACATCGTATCTTTGCACCAGAAAAAAAACATGAAGTATAACAATTTAAAGATATACGATTATGAAACGAATGATAATAGCTCTGGTAGCCATGTTCATGATGACATTCACTACCGCTTCTGCAATGAGTTATGAGCAGGCAAGACAGCAGGCTCTCTTCCTGACAGACAAGATGGCTTACGAGCTCAATCTTACGGAAGACCAGTATGAGGCAGCTTACGAGGTGAACCTCGACTACCTGATGAGTGTAGATACATACGATGACCTGTATGGTGCTTACTGGCGCCAGCGCAATATGGATTTGAGCTATATCCTGCTCGACTGGCAGTATAGAACATATCTCAATGCCACCTATTTCTACCGTCCGCTCTACTGGAATGCAGGCTACTGGCACTTCGGCATCTACGCCCGCTATCCGCGCCGCGACTATTTCTACTTTGGTCGCCCTCACTTCTACGTATCTTACCGTGGAGGTCATAGCTGGCGAGTAAACGGAAACAGAAGCTGGTATCACGGAAGAAGATTCGGCGGCCCTCACCCTGGTGGATATCCTAGAGTAGGTATGAGAGACGGATTCAACCGTGGTGATTACGGCAGAGGAAGATCTTTCGGAAATCTGAACCGCGAGAACAGACCTCAGATGAACCCAAACCGTGGTTTCGGTAATGCAAGCCGCCCTAACAACAACGCTGGCTTCGGAAACAGCAACCGTCCTCAGAACGGAGGCTTCGGAAATAACAACGGAGGCTTCGGCAACAGCAGCAACCGGGGCTTCGGCAATAGCAACAGTCGCCCTAACCGCGGTTTCGGCAGCAGCAACAGCAGCACCAGCAACAACCGAGGTTTCGGAAACAGCAGCCGTGGGTTCGGAAACAGCAGCCGTGGGTTCGGAAACAGCAGCTTCGGAAGCGGAAGAAGTAATATCTTCGGGGGCAACCGCAGCAGCATGAGCCGTTCATTCAGCAGCGGTTCCGGCAACCGTGGCGGCGGATTCACCCCTCGCTCTTCTACACCAAGCAAGAACAATGGCGGTGGAAGCTTCGGACACAGAAGATAAGAAAAGAGAAAGAGTTAAAATTTCAAGTTTATAAAGACAGAGAGTTAAGAAAAATCAAGACCTCAAGTAAGAGAGTAAGAAAAATCAAGTACAAAAAATGGGAATTTGCATCGGTTCATACCATTCGCAAATTCCCATTATTATTTTATCAACTTTCAGTAAAAGTTTTACTCCAATCCGAAGAGCGATTTCAAACCGCCATCTACGCCCGAGAATCCCATGAAGGCGAGGCTGAGGAGCGCTGCAGTTACCATGACGATAGCTACGCCCTGCATGCCCTTAGGAATACGGACCAAAGCCTGCTGCTCGCGAATGCCGGCAAAGACAATGAGAGCCAGGGCAAAGCCGAGAGCGGTAGAGAAGGCGTAAACCACGCTCTCAAGCAGATTGTAATCCTTCTGGATAACCAGGATGGCTACACCCAGCACGGCACAGTTGGTAGTAATCAGAGGCAGGAAGATACCGAGTGCCTGATAAAGTGCAGGAGAAACCTTCTTCAGGATAATCTCTACCATCTGAACCAAGGCTGCAATCACGAGGATGAACGCCAGGGTCTGGAGATATTGCAATCCGAACGGATCGAGTACATACTTCTGAACACACCAGGTAATGATGGTTGCCAGGGTCAAGACAAAAGCGATGGCACCACCCATACCGATGGCTGTATCAACTTTCTTCGATACGCCCAGGAATGGACAGATACCGAGAAACTGCGACAAGACGATGTTGTTGACGAATATCGCAGAGATAAATATCAATAAATATTCCATAATTTCTATTTTATTTCATTGATTTGAAGCGATGCCTACGCTTACTTCTTTACCTTATTAAATATAGCAATGATGTAACCCAAGGTGAGGAAAGCTCCAGGAGGCAGGATGAACATCAGAATGTTGGTAGTCTCCGGCAACAGAGTGATACCGAATACACTACCTGCACCGAGTATCTCGCGGGCACTACCCAGGATGGTCAAACCGAGGGTGAAACCCAAACCGCAACCAATGCCATCGAAGAGGCTGGCAACAGGCGAATTCTTGGCAGCAAAGCTCTCTGCTCTACCCAGGATGATACAGTTTACTACAATCAGCGGAATATAAATACCCAGCGCCTGATTGATGCTGTCAGGAGCATAAGCGCTCATCAACATCTGAAGGATGGTTACGAAGGCTGCAATCACTACGATGAAAACAGGGATGCGAACCATATCCGGGGTAATCTTCTTGATACAGGAAATAACAAAGTTGGTACAAATCAGCACCGCCATGGTAGCCAATCCCATAGAGAGACCGTTGATGGCGCTGGTTGTTGTAGCCAAAGTAGGACACATACCGAGAAGCAACACGAAGGTTGGATTCTCCTTGATGAGTCCGTTCATCAAAATCTTAACATTACTCATATCGGTTTATCCTTTCTTTTCGTTATGTTCAACTTTAGATGCACCACTCTCTGCATCTGCTTTCTGAGATGCACCGCTCTCACCGTCAACATCCTTCTTGGCATAAACGGCATAAGCCTGATTGATAGCCTTGAGGAAGGCGCGGCTGGTAATGGTAGAAGCGGTAATGGCGTCTACGGCATTGCCACTCTTATCGTCCTTAGATACGTGGAGGTCGCCATCCTTTGGAGTCTTACCGATAATGCTTCCCTTTCCGTCCTTCTGGAACCAGGTAGCAGCCTTGGCGCCCAGACCCGGAGTTTCTGAAGCCTGAAGCACGGTATAACCCATAATCTTGCCCTCGGTATCGAAGCCTACGAGCACCTTCAGATCGCCACCGAAACCACCGGTAGTACTCTCTACGGCAGCACCCAGCTGCTTGCCGCTCTTGTCAGAGCACTTGTGGATGGTGAAAGAGAATTCCTTACCGCCAAACTCCTGCTTTACCTCTTCAGGCTCAGCCACCTGGAGATCTTCTGTACCCATCACACTCTTAATACCGGCAGCCAGACTCTGTGCAGCCTTCTCGGCGATAGGACCAGATGTAAGATGATTGATATATGCAAGAACAGCACCTACGATGAGCGCTACGCCCACCAGCACAAGCACCATGTTCTTTAATGATGATTCTAATTTCTGCATGTCTCTGTCCTCCTTATTTCTTAGCTGGCTTCTCACCGAAGCGCTTTGGTTTAACGTATGTGTTAATAAGAGGTGTGAACGCATTCATGATAAGAATGGCGAACGACATACCTTCTGGATAGCTACCCCAGTTACGGATGATGACGGTCAGCAGACCGATGCATACACCGTAGATAAGCATGCCCTTGTGGGTCATCGGAGAGGTTACATAATCAGTAGCCATGAAGATGGCACCGAGCATCAGACCACCACTGAAGATGACAGCCAGAGGATTGGCATAAACAGGATTAGCCAAATGCATCAAACCGCTGAAAACGAATACGGTAGCGATGATGCTGACTGGAATATGCCAGGTAATGACCTTCTTCCAGAGCATGTAAGCCAAACCGAGCAAGAGGGCGAATGCACAAACCTCACCGGTAGTACCGGCACCGAAGGTATCGCCAGTGGCACCGAAGAGCAGGCTCATCGCATCAGGCAACTGGTTGAGAACTGAAGCATCGCCCGTCTTGATGGCGGTCTTCATGATAGCCAGCGGAGTAGCACCCGTTGTAGCATCTGTATAGCTGAGCATCTGTCCGGCTATAGGCCATGAAGTCATCTGGGCAGGGAAGCTGACGAGCAGGAAGCAACGGCCTACCAAAGCGGGATTGAAAGGATTGTTACCCAAACCGCCGAAGCTCATCTTACCTACACCGATGGCAAACAGGGCACCGATGATGATGATCCAGAGAGGAAGGTTACTTGGCAAGTTCATGCCGAGCAAGAGACCGGTGATGATGGCAGAACCATCGAGCAAGCTGGTCTCCTCCTTCAGGAGATATTTTGTAATTGCCCACTCAAAGAAGACGCAGGCTGCCACAGAGGTAAGCAGTACGACTGCTGAACCCAAGCCGAAGAAATAGAAAGATGCGAGGATGGCAGGCACGAGAGCGATAATCACTCCGTACATGTTCTTCTCTACGCTCTCATTTCCATGAGCGTGTGGCGATAATGAAACGATTAATTTACCCATTTTATCTTTTAAATTCTTTCTTAAATGAAATTCATTCTTGACGTGAACGCTTACTTCTTGGCGTTGCGAGCTTTGATAATGCCCATTACCGCACCCTTACCATTGATAATATTATCGAGGATAGGACGATGTGAAGGACAGGTGAACTGGCATGAACCGCAGGCGATGCAGGATGTTACCTCCTCTGCCTCCAGGCGCTCATAATCCTTCACTACGCTCAGGGTAGCGAGCAAATATGGCTCCAGACCCATTGGGCAGGCATCCACACACTTGGCACAGCGGATACATGGCTGAGCCTTCTTGCGATGAGCATCAGCATCGGTCAATACGGTGATGGAGTTGGTACCCTTGGTTACCGGTACATCGAGGCTGATTACAGCCTTACCCATCATCGGACCACCAGCCAGCACCTTGTTGTCACCCTCAGGCAAACCTCCGCAGTTCTCAATCATCTGAGAGAATGGAGTACCCATACGTACGAGGAAGTTGCCCGGTTTCTTCACCTGCTTACCGGTAACGGTAGTATAGCGTTCGAAGAGAGGTTTATTCTTCATAACTGCCTGATAAACAGCGAAGGCAGTACCTACATTCTGAACAATTGCTCCAACGTTGACAGGGATAGCTGGAGGAGCAGGAACCTGACGGCGGATAACGGCATCCACCAGCTGCTTCTCACCTCCCTGAGGGTACTTCTTAGCCAGAGGTACAATCTCGATACGAGCGTCATTAGCAGTCTTTTCCTCGAAGAGTTTGATGGCAGCAGGTTTGTTATCCTCGATACCGATGTAGCCCTTCTCTACCTTAGCCGCCTTCATCAGGAGGTTCAAGCCAACGAGAATCTCATCGGCATGCTCCATCATCAGGCGATAGTCGGCTGTGATATAAGGCTCACACTCTACGCCGTTGATGATGACGCACTCAGCCTTGGCTCCTGGAGGAGGACAAAGCTTGATAAAGGTAGGAAAACCGGCACCACCCATACCAGTGACACCAGCTACCTTGATGCGGTTTACGATTTCCTCTGGAGTAAGCTCTGTATGAGCCTCAAGCGTTTCGAGTTTATCAGAGCGGTCGATACTCTCCTCCCACTCATCGCCTTCTACATTAATAATGATGCAAGGCTTGCGATAACCGGTAGCATCAATAGATGTATCTACCTTGAACACAGTTCCTGATACAGAACTGTAAATAGGAGCACTCACAAAGCCACCAGCCTCAGCAATGAGTGTACCCACCTTCACCTTGTCGCCCTTGGCAACTACAGGCTTGGCAGGAGCACCGATGTGCTGACCAAGTGGGAAAATAGCCTGCTTAGGGAGAGGAGCTACCTGAGTAGCCATCTCGGCAGTAATCTTATTCTCTTCTGGGTGAACTCCACCAATTCTAAAAGTTCTCAAATTCATGATTTAATCCTCCTTCTTCTTAACTGGGAAATTTACTTTTACGAGAGCACCTGTTGGGCATTCGTCAACACACTTGGTACACATGCGGCACTTATTAAAGTCAACATAAGCCACATTGTTCTCAATGGTGATAGCCTCAAACTTGCAGACCTTCTGACACTTACCGCATCCGATGCAAGCAACGCTACAAGCCTTCTTGGCAACAGCGCCCTTGTCGTGGTTTACACACTGAACGTAAACTCTACGGCCCTTAGGACCCTTCTTGCGGAGCTCGATGATATGACGTGGGCAAGCGTTGGCGCAAGCACCACAACCCGTACACTTCTCTTCATCAACCTCAGGAATGCCAGTTTCAGGATTGATAGAGATTGCGCCAAACTGGCAGGCAGCCACGCAATCGCCACAACCCAGACAGCCGAACCCGCAGCCTGTTTCGCCAGCGCCACATGAATTCATAGCTGCACAAGTGTGCAAACCATCATACTCGGCAATGCGAGGACGATTCTCGCAAGTACCATTACAACGAACCACAGCCACCTTTGGCTCGGTATTGGCTACTGCCATACCTAAAAGGTCGGCTACCTTGCCCATCACGTCAGCACCACCTACCGGACACATCAGTCCATCGATAGAACCGGCATCAGCACCCTTCACCAGAGCTGCAGCCATACCGGAACATCCGGCAAAACCGCAACCACCACAGTTGGCACCTGGCAGAATCTCTCCTACCTGGCCCAAGCGAGGGTCTTCTTCGACGGCAAACTTCTTAGATACTCCGAAGAGAACCAGCGCTGCAATCAGCGCGATTGCTCCGAGAACCAAGACAGCAATCAAAATAAAATTCATAATTTTTTGTGTTTTGTTTTGTTATTTTTTCTTTGTTTTAAAATAAAGGCTCATCGCAGAAGCCACAGAAGCACATCACGTACCCTATGATTCTATAGAGAAGCTCAGCTTGTTTTTAAGTTTGTTTCTGAATAAGTAGAGCACCACATAGTATGGAATG
This window encodes:
- a CDS encoding KUP/HAK/KT family potassium transporter — translated: MKEKAESSAACNHHRVGFLGLLVTLGIVFGDIGTSPLYVMKAILHTGESISESTILGALSCIIWTLTLQTTIKYVCVALRADNNGEGGILALYALLRRLKSKWIYLLAIIGASTLLADGIITPAITVTTAIEGLESISPNLPVIPITLAIITIIFFVQRFGTESIGKSFGVFMLLWFLLLGVVGAFSITSYPLILKAFNPYYAAMLLAKSPEWFLILGAVFLCTTGAEALYSDLGHCGRKNIAISWGFVKTMLILNYLGQGAWVLNHADTALAVNPFFAIMPQSMLFFAIIMATGAAIIASQALISGTFSILSEAMNLHFWPRMRIKHPTHVKGQLYIPMINFAMYIGVVLIILLFRNSSHMEAAYGLAITITMLMTTLLLGFYLHSKGVARIFTMLFMGAYCIIEAIFLTANLSKFLAGGWCTMLIGGILFLMMYVWVKAMKIRRHYISTKPLDDYYQIISDIKADESIPKYASNLVYVNHANKEGAVDDKLLYSIINKQPKRADHYWLINMEFVDTPDTLEYNCETLIPDTLYSVTMHIGFRIEPRVSLYLRQVVEDLVTDGKVDLQSTYPSLRKYGIPGDFRFIIIHRVYYPESSDNRQQNLLMSIYALISKIGIDEPKALGLDTSMVVVERVPLIINHPVIKDKVIKVIKDSETSQSRQ
- the rsxE gene encoding electron transport complex subunit RsxE, which encodes MSNVKILMNGLIKENPTFVLLLGMCPTLATTTSAINGLSMGLATMAVLICTNFVISCIKKITPDMVRIPVFIVVIAAFVTILQMLMSAYAPDSINQALGIYIPLIVVNCIILGRAESFAAKNSPVASLFDGIGCGLGFTLGLTILGSAREILGAGSVFGITLLPETTNILMFILPPGAFLTLGYIIAIFNKVKK
- a CDS encoding tagaturonate reductase, translated to MKELKALNKRTAPKSVAPEKIIQFGEGNFLRAFVDWIVWNMNKKTDFNGSVVVVQPLAGGMVDWLNGQDCLYHVNLQGKENGQAINTLERIDVISRALNPYSQNQAFMALAEQPEMRFIISNTTEAGIAFDDSCKFTDAPAASYPGKLVQLLFHRYKFFEGDPTKGMILMPCELIFLNGHHLKECIYQYIELWKGDMGADYEGFKEWFTNHCYVCATLVDRIVPGFPRDTIKEIQQKICYKDNLVVKAESFHLWVIEKAENMTVEQMKEEFPAHKAGLHVLITDNEKPYHERKVTLLNGPHTVLSPVTYLSGVNIVRDACEHPVLGKYIHKVQFEELMQTLNLPMDELQKFASDVLERFENPFVDHQVTSIMLNSFPKFETRDLPGVKIYLERKGELPQGLVFGLAAIITYYKGGVREDGAPIQPNDDQKIMDKLTELWATGDTQKVAEGVLGFDYIWHEDLNKTVPGLTELVKKELDLIQEKGMLEAVKTIL
- the rsxA gene encoding electron transport complex subunit RsxA → MEYLLIFISAIFVNNIVLSQFLGICPFLGVSKKVDTAIGMGGAIAFVLTLATIITWCVQKYVLDPFGLQYLQTLAFILVIAALVQMVEIILKKVSPALYQALGIFLPLITTNCAVLGVAILVIQKDYNLLESVVYAFSTALGFALALIVFAGIREQQALVRIPKGMQGVAIVMVTAALLSLAFMGFSGVDGGLKSLFGLE
- a CDS encoding RnfABCDGE type electron transport complex subunit G, coding for MQKLESSLKNMVLVLVGVALIVGAVLAYINHLTSGPIAEKAAQSLAAGIKSVMGTEDLQVAEPEEVKQEFGGKEFSFTIHKCSDKSGKQLGAAVESTTGGFGGDLKVLVGFDTEGKIMGYTVLQASETPGLGAKAATWFQKDGKGSIIGKTPKDGDLHVSKDDKSGNAVDAITASTITSRAFLKAINQAYAVYAKKDVDGESGASQKADAESGASKVEHNEKKG
- a CDS encoding ThiF family adenylyltransferase yields the protein MENKITTMEQGMQRRTELLLGKDNLEKIQKARVLIFGIGGVGSWCAEGLLRSGVRNITIVDSDRVCVTNCNRQLMATSRTIGEVKVEALRNRLLEINPDANITAYQKIYQAETADEFHMEQYDFIIDAIDSLKDKADLILRATALPKEITFISSMGAALRTDPFMVRKSEFWKVDGDPLARALRKKFKKNKTFPRRKFQCVYSEEKPMQNQGVNKACGTGGCLCPKAKLISGERGTDTAVYDAPGDQQLVEHEWCSTKAQINGSLCHITATFGMAIAGMVINHIIE
- the rsxC gene encoding electron transport complex subunit RsxC; translation: MNLRTFRIGGVHPEENKITAEMATQVAPLPKQAIFPLGQHIGAPAKPVVAKGDKVKVGTLIAEAGGFVSAPIYSSVSGTVFKVDTSIDATGYRKPCIIINVEGDEWEESIDRSDKLETLEAHTELTPEEIVNRIKVAGVTGMGGAGFPTFIKLCPPPGAKAECVIINGVECEPYITADYRLMMEHADEILVGLNLLMKAAKVEKGYIGIEDNKPAAIKLFEEKTANDARIEIVPLAKKYPQGGEKQLVDAVIRRQVPAPPAIPVNVGAIVQNVGTAFAVYQAVMKNKPLFERYTTVTGKQVKKPGNFLVRMGTPFSQMIENCGGLPEGDNKVLAGGPMMGKAVISLDVPVTKGTNSITVLTDADAHRKKAQPCIRCAKCVDACPMGLEPYLLATLSVVKDYERLEAEEVTSCIACGSCQFTCPSHRPILDNIINGKGAVMGIIKARNAKK
- a CDS encoding RnfABCDGE type electron transport complex subunit D → MGKLIVSLSPHAHGNESVEKNMYGVIIALVPAILASFYFFGLGSAVVLLTSVAACVFFEWAITKYLLKEETSLLDGSAIITGLLLGMNLPSNLPLWIIIIGALFAIGVGKMSFGGLGNNPFNPALVGRCFLLVSFPAQMTSWPIAGQMLSYTDATTGATPLAIMKTAIKTGDASVLNQLPDAMSLLFGATGDTFGAGTTGEVCAFALLLGLAYMLWKKVITWHIPVSIIATVFVFSGLMHLANPVYANPLAVIFSGGLMLGAIFMATDYVTSPMTHKGMLIYGVCIGLLTVIIRNWGSYPEGMSFAILIMNAFTPLINTYVKPKRFGEKPAKK
- a CDS encoding Fe-S cluster domain-containing protein; the encoded protein is MNFILIAVLVLGAIALIAALVLFGVSKKFAVEEDPRLGQVGEILPGANCGGCGFAGCSGMAAALVKGADAGSIDGLMCPVGGADVMGKVADLLGMAVANTEPKVAVVRCNGTCENRPRIAEYDGLHTCAAMNSCGAGETGCGFGCLGCGDCVAACQFGAISINPETGIPEVDEEKCTGCGACANACPRHIIELRKKGPKGRRVYVQCVNHDKGAVAKKACSVACIGCGKCQKVCKFEAITIENNVAYVDFNKCRMCTKCVDECPTGALVKVNFPVKKKED